The sequence TTCCTCGGCGCTCATTTCGTCATAATTTCTTTGCGCGGCGTGATCGACGCACTCAATTCCATGCATCGTCACGCCGTCCGGACGCAGCACACGTTTGATCTCTGCCAGCACGGCGTCTTTTTCCTCGAAGCCGACATGGCCCAGGACATCCAGGCTGACGACATAATCAAAACTATCTTCCGGAAAAGGCAGGCGCATCAGTTCACTTGTGACTGTCACATCGTAGCCATTGCGCCGCGCCGCGAGCGAACATTCAGCAGACAAGTCCACGCCGGTGAGCTTTACCCCTTTCCGTTTCAGCAACGCGAGCATTCCGGCGCCGCAACCAAGATCCAGCACTGAAGCTCCGGCGCGCACGTTGTCGTAAATCCACATGGTGCGCGCGAAGCGGATATCAAACCGGTCCAGGGCTTTGAAGTAGCGCGCATCCAGCACTTCATCGGAGACAAATTTAGTGCGGTAGAAATCGCTGCGGTCGTAAATGCCGGCGCGGTTATAAAGGTTGTCGTCTCGGTCTGGCATCACCCAGAGTTTCGCTGCTCCAATTTTTCCACCCGCGCATCGAGGGCACGCCGGCCTCGATCCTCGAGGATCGCTGCCTCACTGACTTCCAACGAAAGCTGCTTAAACAACACGCGCTGCTCATCGCGCAGTTCGTTGGCTGTTTCGGCTATCTGTTGCGCGAGGCTGGTTTCAGTCAGGCGCTGCTCCGCGCGCAGTGTGTTGGCAGTTTCCGCACTCTGTTGCGCCAGGCCGTTCAGCATGTCATTGACGCGCGCCAGCGCGGCCTTAGTCTCAGTCAATCGAGTTTGGACCTCGGTGCGATCCTTTACCTGAGCTGCACGCAGCCGCTCTAATTCCGGCGCCTGTTTTTCGAGTAGCGAGCGCAACGAGTGAACTTCGCGCTCGAGGGCTTCCAATTTCTGATCGCGTGCGGCCGCGTGTTCGCGCTCCGCCGCGACCACAGTAAGAATATCCTTCAAGGCGTGATGGACGGCTGCGTTAAAGTTGACCTGTTCCCAGGTAAACCACCGCGTGAGGCCCTTGAACGAGTTCTTTATCCACAATTCCGCCCGCGCCAGAGCGCCGCTCCGATTGCTGACTACCGGGGGCAGCCGGTCCCAGGCCCGCGCGGTCACGCTCAAGTCAGCTGCCACTCGCTCCAGATTTTCATTACGAGCTACTGCCGGTTCCATCAATCCATTTGGTGATGGCTTCGGCTGGGTGACGTCTGCCGGAAGTGTGGCGGCGGTACGCTCTTCAGCCCGAACGCGCTCGCGAATCTCATTAAGGATGGTTTCCACGTCGCTGCTCATGTTTTCAATAGGTGACGCAAAACTTCGAAGCGCTTGCAGGCAACAAAGCGATAAGAACGTCGAGCCAACTCCATATGCTCAGACGGCCGTCACGGGTTCGGCAGCCGAATCAAGTTGGTGAGCGTCGAGCGTTTTCGAACTGCCCTGTTCGATTCGCCGCGCGGTTGCGGTCGCATTCAGATTGGCGACGCCTTCAGTCAATATCGCACTGGTTACGCGAAAGAAAATTACACCGTCCATCCAATCATATGCCTCGCCGTCCCGGCTGTGAATGGCGCAGGAGATCGAATACTGATCCACACCCAGCCAACAGTTGAAAGCGAACTTCACCTCGAGCGCGTCGCCACGTTGGATTGCGCCAAACTCGATCTGCTGCTCCTCCGTATTGGTGCCAAAGGCGCTGATGCCGTGCCGGTTGCGAATCAGGAAGCCGATGACCGGATTATCTATGTGGCGATTTGCCCGAGCCACGATGCGCATCGTGACGGCAGCTCCTGTCTCAACGATTTCGACGCGCCGGTGATTTGCGTCCTTCAGTTCGGCAGCGACCAGTTCAGCGGCGTGATTTCCATGACGATAGGTATAAGCAGGCGGCTCAAAAATTTGAAGTTCCGCGAGCTCGGCGTCAGTCGTGCGCTCTGTTTCGGCGTCGAAAGCGAGCTCGCGGTCCATAATGATCTTCTGGTAGAGGTTCAGTACGTCAGGCGGCGCCCCGTCGGCGATTATCTTCCCATGATTCATCAGGATGGCGCGCGAGCACAGCGCTCGTACGGCTGCCAGATCATGCGAAACGAATAACACGGTGGTGCCGCGCTCCTGCAATTCGTCGATGCGGCGCAGGCAGCGATTCTGAAAAACGGAATCACCCACCGCCAGCGCTTCGTCCACCAGGAGAACATCCGGTTCGATGGTGGCCGCAATGGCAAACGCGAGCCGCACGTACATGCCGCTGGAATACGTTTTGACGGGTTGATGAACGAAGTCGCCAATTTCGGCGAAGCGCTCGATTTCCGGCAGCAGCTTTTCGGTCTGAGAGCGTGAGAAACCCATGAGCGACGAATTCATGAAGATGTTCTCAATGCCCGTGAACTCAGGATTAAAACCGGCACCCAACTCGAGCAGCGCGGCGATCCGTCCGTCGTAGTGGACGCTGCCGTGCGTCGGCTCGAGCGTGCCGGTGATGATCTGTAACAGCGTCGATTTACCGCTGCCGTTCGGTCCGATGATTCCGGTTGTGGTTCCCTTTTCAATTTCGAAGCTGACGTCTTGCAGTGCCCAGAACTCCTGATGGCGCTTAAGACGTCCGCGCGTGAGCGACTCTTTCAGGCGGTCGATCGGCTTCGCATAGATGCGATATTGCTTGGAAAGATTTTCGACGCGGAGGGCCAAATTCACATGGTGGAATTTAGCAGAA is a genomic window of Pyrinomonadaceae bacterium containing:
- a CDS encoding ABC transporter ATP-binding protein; the protein is MNLALRVENLSKQYRIYAKPIDRLKESLTRGRLKRHQEFWALQDVSFEIEKGTTTGIIGPNGSGKSTLLQIITGTLEPTHGSVHYDGRIAALLELGAGFNPEFTGIENIFMNSSLMGFSRSQTEKLLPEIERFAEIGDFVHQPVKTYSSGMYVRLAFAIAATIEPDVLLVDEALAVGDSVFQNRCLRRIDELQERGTTVLFVSHDLAAVRALCSRAILMNHGKIIADGAPPDVLNLYQKIIMDRELAFDAETERTTDAELAELQIFEPPAYTYRHGNHAAELVAAELKDANHRRVEIVETGAAVTMRIVARANRHIDNPVIGFLIRNRHGISAFGTNTEEQQIEFGAIQRGDALEVKFAFNCWLGVDQYSISCAIHSRDGEAYDWMDGVIFFRVTSAILTEGVANLNATATARRIEQGSSKTLDAHQLDSAAEPVTAV